A genome region from Cryptococcus neoformans var. neoformans B-3501A chromosome 8, whole genome shotgun sequence includes the following:
- a CDS encoding hypothetical protein (Match to ESTs gb|CF188268.1|CF188268, gb|CF188267.1|CF188267; HMMPfam hit to GWT1, GWT1, score: 68.5, E(): 1.8e-17) translates to MGDYKLAKEAFVSGNPGASIWSINAVSLVALATYALWIALSPYIRHGLLNNYLICVLPLLLGVTIFSTSPLVFASFLSIISLFFIAKSQKRFNFPRSPEKPKGQWLDESDSDEEPAEPASAAGSAAVSPAKLLPSQVAFASGSLLSTDPTISPMSPSSSSSSGHEDPLGIMGVNRRRSPLEGVSLDVPSHIDSKVRISPVPSLRLKKSRATKVQGVEEKGRLPFLTVYRAHMMLMTVICILAVDFEVFPRWQGKCEDFGTSLMDVGVGSFVFSLGLVSTKSLSPPPPPPTPTSPALNSHIIPLTPSPLSFILISLRKSVPVLVLGFIRLIMVKGSDYPEHVTEYGVHWNFFFTLALVPVLAVGVRPLTQWLRWSVLGVIISLLHQLCLTYYLQPIIFSFGRSGIFLANKEGFSSLPGYLSIFLIGLSIGDHVLRLSLPPRRERVVSETIEEHEQSHFERKKLDLIMELIGYSLGWWALLGGWIWAGGEVSRRLANAPYVFWVAAYNTTFLLGYLLLTHIIPSSISSQTSPSILVPRLLDAMNKNGLAVFLAANLLTGLVNVSMETMYAPAWLSMGVLMLYSLAVSCVGWVLKGRSIKI, encoded by the exons ATGGGAGATTACAAGTTGGCCAAAGAGGCTTTTGTCTCAGGTAACCCAGGTGCTTCTATTTGGAGTATCAATGCCGTCAGCCTGGTGGCTCTG GCGACGTATGCTCTCTGGATAGCCTTATCACCTTACATCCGTCATGGACTCTTGAACAACTACCTGATCTGTGTTCTCCCCCTACTACTCGGGGTgaccatcttctcaactTCTCCCCTCGTTTTCGCCTCTTTTTTGTCCATTATCTCGCTCTTTTTCATTGCGAAATCTCAAAAACGCTTCAACTTTCCTAGGTCACCCGAAAAGCCAAAAGGTCAATGGCTTGACGAATCAGACTCGGATGAGGAACCAGCGGAACCTGCTTCTGCAGCTGGATCTGCCGCAGTGTCACCAGCAAAGCTTCTACCTTCCCAAGTGGCATTCGCTTCGGGATCTCTATTATCTACCGATCCTACAATATCCCCGATGTCGCCGAGTAGTTCTTCAAGTTCAGGGCATGAAGACCCTTTGGGAATTATGGGCGTTAACAGACGGAGGTCACCATTAGAAGGCGTTTCGCTTGATGTTCCATCGCATATCGACTCCAAGGTCAGAATATCCCCTGTCCCCTCCTTGAGGCTTAAAAAGTCTAGGGCGACGAAGGTGCAAGGggtagaagaaaagggaagattACCGTTTTTGACAGTATACCGAGCGCATATGATGCTCATGACTGTCATCTGCATCTTGGCGGTAGATTTTGAAGTGTTTCCTAGATGGCAGGGCAAATGCGAGGATTTTGGCACCAGTCTG ATGGACGTGGGTGTCGGGTCATTCGTCTTTTCCCTCGGTCTCGTCTCCACAaaatctctttctcccccacctccaccccctACGCCCACTTCGCCCGCTCTCAACTCTCACATCATTCCCCTCACCCCTTCCCCGTTAAgtttcatcctcatctcgcTCCGAAAATCCGTCCccgtcctcgtcctcggcTTTATACGGTTGATTATGGTCAAGGGATCTGATTATCCTGAGCATGTCACGGAATATGGCGTGCACTGgaatttcttcttcaccctcgcATTGGTGCCTGTGCTTGCCGTCGGCGTTCGACCATTGACACAGTGGCTTCGCTGGAGTGTGCTTGGGGTAATCATCTCTTTGTTGCATCAGTTGTGCTTAACATACTATCTTCAACCCATCATCTTTTCATTCGGCCGATCAGGTATCTTTCTAGCAAACAAGGAAGgtttctcctctcttcctggcTATCTCTCCATATTTTTGATTGGCTTGTCCATTGGAGATCATGTTTTAAGGCTCAGTTTACCaccaagaagagagagggtCGTGTCAGAAACGATTGAAGAGCACGAGCAGAGTCATTTTgagagaaaaaaattgGATCTGATTATGGAGTTGATTGGATATAGCTTAGGCTGGTGGGCACTGCTAGGAGGCTGGATTTGGGCCGGCGGGGAGGTATCCAGGCGCTTG GCCAACGCTCCTTATGTATTTTGGGTAGCGGCATACAATACCACCTTTCTCCTCGGCTATCTCCTCCTTACCCACATcattccatcttccatctcttcccaaaCATCGCCATCGATCTTGGTACCTCGCTTGCTCGACGCTATGAATAAAAACGGCCTCGCGGTATTTTTGGCGGCCAATTTGCTTACAGGGCTGGTGAATGTGAGCATGGAGACAATGTATGCTCCGGCGTGGTTGTCAATGGGGGTGTTGATGTTGTATAGCTTGGCAGTCAGTTGTGTGGGGTGGGTACTGAAAGGACGAAGTATCAAGATATAG
- a CDS encoding hypothetical protein (HMMPfam hit to Fungal_trans, Fungal specific transcription factor domain, score: 93.7, E(): 4.5e-25), with product MSVPYEAHNSPPPPPPKHASSSSSGKKAKQKRPSSSNGTPDQSSATAVRAFSACRNCRNKKVKCLPGPPLPSSSITLPASPTSLENPGANLGPCQQCLQSGAECIYPPTRDRAAYSRQYVANLETRVQSLEMVQARLMPLLETFEASTHSGKPMPMPLPPVPARRTETPAQEMNEDVEEGEDEIPEDSAMQPASDSEDAGQITQDDRGNYRWIGSSNTLSLLDSFSGRQLASGRPLPSRTQSSTTQMDAAISRDRTPSNIASTPTRESNPYFGPVAGSGVVKALPPVDEVQYPSAEKSLEMVDAFFQEVHPCLPVLLEHEFRRDFRALMEARARGNLSWGGGFISVVFAIFALGERVIVTSRAWRREMAKAEGDDDDHETVLPGEAEAGVIWYERAQILHYTTLKDVNIHQVQCLTLLAAFQASVNAMPMSWLLAGQAIRVAQDLGLHRSTARLPLSFAEKQLRSRCWWAIYGLERMMSISLGRPLGVDDLDVDVAYPLEVDDAVLEKMAMENLQALPPEFEKEPEASTMSGFIALTKLCKIAGRVVHLLYRPSNGRSVSDPSWAVQQQNAINKLDKLLRDWLANDVPSKYKDPSETHSVSLLSAILSNSYFTVLVTLHRNFLPSSPDYPRPKPPPSSQSLAHCVDAARSVIHIASQSRTLVPPSHHLAMYCQYLWSSAVILLLCEIQARDEVVIEAVGSQVEACRKCLQALEPVWPGSKKLKELLNDVASRAKEVMVSKSSDKKRKSSAHKDKDRERQMLHPSQNHQSRPSTDSPIPQHAENQWPSHSVSPPEKRQRVFELSDTRTASNEDEPAQNPQAYYSVYPMTTPITSQASLQFTEPMPTYDMVFDLGGVTFDGLELLQGFSGGASNFWNNFNFGMDGAGNGSASGGSAPVARTGQQFLPSGQLTPNSNGDGSRPSSSSWQGQLSRMVSQNGQQYVQGQGQDGYNGAGSGSGGVGTPNAHRGATFWEQVTGSTFDWQADPNVPFNI from the exons ATGTCAGTGCCCTACGAGGCCCATAAttctccaccaccgccgcccCCGAAGCAtgcctcatcttcgtcttccggcaaaaaggcaaagcaAAAACGACCATCTTCCTCGAATGGCACTCCCGATCAAAGCTCGGCAACGGCGGTAAGGGCTTTCTCGGCTTGCCGGAACTGCCGGAACAAGAAGGTGAAATGCCTTCCTGGACCACCCCTTCCCAGTTCGAGTATCACTTTGCCAGCATCTCCGACTTCTCTGGAAAATCCCGGGGCGAACCTAGGACCTTGTCAACAATGTCTTCAATCTGGTGCCGAGTGCATTTATCCCCCGACTAGAGATAGAGCTGCGTACAGCAGACAATATGTGGCGAATTTGGAAACAAGGGTACAAAGTCTTGAGATGGTGCAGGCGAGATTGATGCCTTTACTCGAAACTTTCGAGGCGAGTACGCATAGCGGAAAGCCGATGCCTATGCCGCTTCCTCCGGTACCGGCCAGAAGGACTGAAACACCAGCTCAAGAGATGAATGAAGAcgtcgaagaaggagaggatgagattcCCGAGGATAGCGCGATGCAACCTGCTTCAGACAGTGAAGATGCTGGTCAGATCACACAAGATGATAGGGGAAACTATCGATGGATAGGTTCGTCGAATacactttctcttcttgactcCTTCTCTGGTCGGCAATTAGCAAGTGGTCGACCATTGCCTTCTCGTACGCAATCATCTACAACCCAAATGGATGCAGCCATTTCCAGGGATCGCACACCGTCAAACATCGCGTCTACTCCTACTCGAGAATCAAATCCTTATTTTGGTCCAGTGGCTGGTTCAGGTGTCGTCAAAGCCTTACCTCCTGTTGATGAGGTGCAGTATCCTTCTGCAGAGAAGTCACTGGAAATGGTCGATGCTTTCTTTCAAGAGGTGCATCCTTGCTTACCTGTCCTTTTGGAACACGAATTTAGAAGAGATTTCCGGGCGCTGATGGAGGCAAGGGCCAGAGGTAATCTCTCGTGGGGCGGTGGA TTTATTTCAGTCGTGTTTGCCATATTTGCCCTGGGTGAAAGAGTAATTGTCACATCAAGAGcgtggaggagagaaatggCTAAGGCtgaaggtgatgatgatgatcatgAGACTGTCTTGCCTGGTGAGGCAGAGGCCGGTGTAATCTGGTATGAGAG AGCTCAAATCTTACATTACACCACTTTAAAAGACGTCAACATCCACCAGGTCCAATGCCTTACTCTTCTCGCTGCATTCCAAGCAAGTGTAAATGCTATGCCCATGTCATGGCTTCTTGCCGGACAGGCTATCCGTGTAGCTCAAGACTTGGGTTTACATCGATCAACCGCCCGGCTTCCCTTATCGTTTGCAGAAAAACAGCTGCGTTCACGATGTTGGTGGGCCATCTACGgtttggagaggatgatgtcaATTTCTCTCGGCCGGCCGCTGGGTGTGGATGATCTTGATGTGGATGTAGCATACCCGCTGGAGGTTGACGATGCCGtgctggagaagatggcgatggAGAACCTGCAAGCTTTACCGCCTGAATTCGAGAAAGAGCCCGAGGCTTCGACAATGAGTGGGTTCATCGCGCTCACAAAGCTCTGCAAGATTGCTGGGCGAGTTGTGCATCTGCTCTATCGGCCTTCAAATGGAAGGTCGGTGAGTGATCCTTCGTGGGCGGTACAGCAGCAGAATGCGATCAATAAATTAGACAAGTTACTTAGAGATTGGTTAGCAAACGACGTG CCTTCAAAATACAAAGATCCTTCAGAAACGCATTCGGtatcccttctttccgcCATTTTATCCAACTCTTACTTTACTGTTCTCGTCACCCTTCACCGAAACTTCTTGCCCTCATCACCCGATTATCCTCGACCTAAACCTCCCCCCTCTTCTCAGTCGCTCGCTCATTGCGTCGACGCTGCCAGATCTGTCATCCACATCGCCTCTCAATCTCGCACCCTCGTACCAccctctcatcatcttgcaATGTATTGTCAATACTTGTGGTCGTCAGCAGTCATCCTGCTGTTATGTGAGATCCAAGCGAGAGATGAAGTGGTCATCGAAGCGGTCGGTTCGCAGGTGGAGGCTTGTAGGAAGTGCTTACAGGCTTTGGAACCTGTTTGGCCTGGGTCAAAAAAGTTGAAGGAATTGTTAAACGATGTGGCCAGTCGTGCGAAAGAAGTGATGGTTTCAAAGTCATCAGACAAAAAGCGCAAGTCATCTGCGCATAAGGACAAGGACAGAGAGAGGCAGATGCTACATCCTTCCCAAAACCATCAGTCTCGACCGTCAACCGACTCGCCTATCCCGCAGCACGCTGAGAATCAGTGGCCGTCTCACTCTGTTTCTCCACCAGAGAAGAGACAACGTGTGTTTGAACTTTCTGACACTCGCACAGCTTCGAATGAGGATGAACCGGCTCAAAACCCCCAAGCATATTATTCAGTGTATCCTATGACCACGCCGATAACGTCTCAGGCTTCACTCCAGTTTACTGAGCCAATGCCTACTTATGATATGGTATTCGACCTTGGAGGAGTCACCTTTGACGGATTAGAGTTGTTGCAAGGCTTTAGCGGGGGCGCTTCCAATTTTTGGAATAACTTCAACTTTGGCATGGATGGAGCTGGCAATGGTAGCGCTTCTGGAGGCTCTGCGCCAGTGGCAAGAACCGGACAGCAATTCCTGCCCTCTGGTCAATTGACACCCAACTCTAATGGTGACGGTTCGAGGCCTTCGTCATCCAGCTGGCAAGGGCAGCTATCACGGATGGTCAGCCAGAATGGGCAGCAGTATGTGCAAGGACAGGGACAGGATGGATATAACGGCGCAGGGAGTGGAAGCGGTGGCGTTGGGACGCCTAATGCGCATCGGGGAGCAACATTCTGGGAGCAAGTGACTGGGAGTACATTCGACTGGCAGGCAGACCCAAATGTGCCTTTCAACATCTAG